tttaacaaattaataatcTCCACCAAACATCGATAATAACtcaaaatgtaaattttgatttttccaTTTTGTATCTTCTCGATTGTTCATCATTTgcattaaaacaaatattttttcagaaaataaataatttattttattgaaaatatttacttaatattttttatttaaattagtttttataaagtatttttgttttttaaaatattttttaattttaaaattagaaaaattagaaaatattttatattttatactctcttacatcatatcatatcatatatcatatatatatatatatatatatatatatatatatatatatatatatataaagagtatataaataaaatagaatcaCAAGTTTTTCTATATAAcatatctatttatattttataatttctaaaattctcaatactcataatatttcatactattttatattgtaattatataacacttgaaattaatatttcatactATTTCGTATGATAATTATGTAACACTTGAAATTTCATAAGTTTGCATTTTAAGTTCACGTCAAACTTTTCATATCAAAAtacaaagttaaataaatatttattgtacaCAAATAATGACTACAACTTACACATcttttaaagtaattataagatttatttttaaattactcttATGTAGAGGCATGCTTTAAGTACTGTTAACTTAAGTTCTAACTTTTATTTAGTTATCctttcaaattatataactttttgttataattttgatagaaaaaaattatatatatatatatatatatatatatatatgatacacattaatataatatttgatttaatataaatttttttttaattaagtaatgaTGTAAAAATCATGGAAAAGCCTGACAACCTGCTTATATGATTTATTAACCTCGTAATTACAGGGAAGTTCATAATACAAGgaatgatatataaatttacCAAACTAttgaatagaaaaatatttcttcttttatcatattttcaaaatataatcttatatataatttagctAATTATGTATTGTGggattttatttagtttttttaatactCATATAaggttgtttatttatttttcttatctttattttctatcttttttatatttaattaaaataaaattataatattttcaaaataaattattaatatttaaaatagtattatctcaaaatataaattatttattataaatataaaatataatttatatgtttacaatatttttaaaaaacttttaattacaacataattgtatatttagacatatattttattttagaattttaattttctaaaataagtcCCGTCGTGTGCATTACTAAGTCTAAAATACTAGTTATGTATCATTCAATCACTCTATATATGATGTTAGGGTTGTTTGAATCAGAATCGCATTTGCAAAtactaaatttattaaacaaaccATTTTATCagtattttatgtttatttcaaataaaataaaaatagaaacttACTTTACAAAGTTAATCgtaaagaaatataaaacatgggattataatataaataattatttgttaaaactaAGGATGTCAAAAAAGTCCGTACTCACAGGTATTTATGGGTGAAACTCGTAATGgggtagaaaataaatattgtaaataggTACCTGGAAAACGggtataagtatttttaatatccgCATGTTGACGACGACGAGTATCATAATATCTATACtctactttaaattaaaaataaataaaaaaatatgattaaaatattaatatattgattttgaatgagttatttttttatcaattagtttaaaaaaattcatttatttgtaaactgtcattcaacactatttaaataggttatttggactctgtttaaaatttatgaatgttatatattgtattttatttgaatttacgattaaaatatgttgtcaaatatttatttttatttttttgtaaatacccgcagTACCCGTCCGTGTATACTAAAaaattatgcgggtacccgcataacggatatgggtacgggatACAGCACACATATTTATCCAGTGGATAGAGTACAGAAAAACTACTACCCATATTCATATCCTACCCGCCTTGTCGACATCCTAATTTAAacttaaactaaataattaaaataatatatttagttatatttatagTTACTATTGACGAATTTTACTTTTGGttgttgcattttttttattccttaaaaataatgtaattgattttaacttttatagaattttgatattttaaattttcatttctctaattttaattctttaaaatttaaaattaatatctttGGTACGTGAAGTTTTGTagatgagaaaaaaatgttttagaatttatttattttttaagcatGAGACGTTTAGATTACACCTCCTACCACGAATATTATAGAGATAGTATACAAAATTTTAGTTCGTTTCTTGagaaatgaaagcaaaaatctgttacaaaaagaaaagaatcacTAGTTTTATAGGACTTCAAACATATGTATGTAgcataaaaaagagaaagaaatatctaaagaataaaaaaattaaaatttacagaGAACAATactaaatcttatttttatagaataatGTAGAATGTAGAATtatgttttatcttttcttttaatttttttttaagaatcttTTTACTTAATTGTTAATAGGGGCATTACTGGAAATAAGAAAGATGGAACCGCAAGAGCTGAAAACCCTAGTTATATATTAGGTTTCCGCTCTTCACTTCTGCGCCTCTCGCTCTGCTCAAACCCTAATCCCAAGCTCAGAAGCGAAATCACGTAATTCAGAAAGTGGGTTTTCCCTCTCTCGCACCCAATCTAATTTTGCACGTGTTGTGTTGTGCTATGTTGTTGATCTGTGTTACTAACAAATGTAATGTGTTTTGTGATTTTGAATTCAGATATGAAGGTTGTGGGTGCATATTTGCTTGCAGTGTTGGGAGGGAACCCAGACCCTTCTGCAAGTGATATCAAACACATCCTTGGTGCAGGTATTTTTCTCAGTCCCAATTTTTCATTCCTTTTTACTTTTACActatcttttatcatttttcactCGCCGTAGTTGTTTTatgctttattttcatctaCCACAGTggttttttatcaatattattacttttaattgttgttattgGGATTGTTTTCTGCGGTGGTTGAATCCAGTAATTTGTACTCTTGCTCGCTAGATTTATGATGTGGATTTGTAATGTCACAAATTTCTGTATTCAATACTAGAATGTTGCTAAagggtttttctttttcaatgttaATGTTCGTGTTGTTTGGTTTGTAGAATTAGTTATCAGAATACTGAAATCATACTATGAGATGCAATGTCACATTATTTGTATTGAAGATTAGAAcgttgagaatttttttttttactaattttaagtTTAGTGTGATTTGGTTTGTGGAATTAACCAGGGAATGACTATGAGAAtgcaatattttgtttaatgtttGGTGATTCCTATATAGTTGTGCAATACTGACTCTGAATATTCTTTCCAATGTTTTAGTTGGAGCTGAAGCTGACGATGAGTTGATTAAATTGCTCTTGACTGAAGTTAAGGGCAAAGACTTCAACGAGCTACTCGCCAGCGGAAGGGAAAAGATGTCTGCTGTGTCTGGCGGTGGTGGTGCGGTGGCTGTTGCTGCTGCGCCAGCTGCCGGTGGCGGTGGTGCCGCACCTGCCGCCGaagcaaaggaagaaaagaaagtggAAGAGAAGGAGGAGTCCGATGATGTAAGTTTTAAACTTGTGTCTCTAATTTCGTTTGTTTGATAAATTATAGTTCTCTTCTGATAAATGTGTTTTTACTTTCTTTGATTCGCAGGATATGGGTTTCAGTTTGTTTGACTAAAAGGTCTGAGGTGTTTTTATGTCTTACATTTGCTGTTCCATTTAGTATTTTAGCTCAATCCCAAGGTTTTGTTACTCGAGTTACATATTGTTTTTAGGTTTTTGAGATTTGCCTTTTCACATTGGAGACAATGTAATGTTATCAAACTGTCTGATATAATTTAGTAACGTTTGGATTTAATTTGTTTGATCGGTTATTAAGTTGAACATTATCTTGTTTCTTCATATGAAAGTAACTTATGTTATTTGGAAAAAGTAACtcataatatgtttatttaaatttttaagagcGACAAGAACCtgaaaatataatcaattttgaCTATGTTTTCTATCATCTAATGAAAATCGGAAGTTAGAATACTAAGGAATATCTGAGGTAAAATCACTTGTTTACACCTTAAAATCGTGTTTCTCAATGGGTACTCGTTGAATTCATTAATCATGTTCTTGCTTATCTTGATTACCAAATTCAATAATTTGAATTACCTATTGAAATAGATTAGCAGCAGGGTAGCATATAAGTATGGCTTGTCCATCGGCCTCGTACTAGTTCCTTTTGTTAATCAATCTTGGTGATATAATGatcaattatttattcttttcattaaCCAATGAAATGATGCTTTCTATAATTCCCATGTAACCATGTTTTTTCACATTTAACTATTCGCACTTAGGTATCATTCTTCTCAAAAGAAGTTGCCTAGAAATTGTTGTAGTATGGTTACAAATTATAATTGCGTTTTTAACTTCATTTTCCTCGAGTCCCTGAGGAAggtaaaaaggaaaaaggatGTATATCTtcgttaattaaaatttaaaataactcaGCTTacgaaattaaattttgaagttGGTATGAAATCTTTTGATAGAATGTATTTTTTATGAAgatttattttactcttttccTGGAAATGTTTTAAGTTTGCTTTATCCGGAATTTCTGTTATCTGTCATAGTTCCTGTTCTATACATCGCATTACCAGATAAAAAGTTTGTTTAAGATCTTCCagtgatattatatttttgtatatgtaGTTGTCAGTATTTGAGAAGTAATAAACCTTTTTTATTGTTGCCATTTTCATTATCATAGGTCACTGTTTAACCATTACCATACGCGTATTTATATTAGTTGATTCCTTCAGGGCCTAATCACTGTCTgctttttagttttaatattattgtttaaaactaaaataaacttGAACTGAATGTATCATCATtcgaaaataaaattaaaattgaccaTTTTAAAAGTAAGTTTCAATTGAGAGGACAGAATATCTCAACTTCAAATTGTAAAACGAAGAGAGAAGGGAGAATATCTTGGCGACCCGGGGTAATACTATTTCGAACCGTAAGTGTATAGCATTTACTCCCTAAAAgctataatttttgtaaagcTAAACATTTAGCGTCATTTAATGGCTCTCAACACATATCACTTAggaagtttatttttttttaatactgaTGTTATTGGTATTggtattttaaacatttaaggattttttttagGCATCAAAAATAGTTTTAGGCTATggattcatttaaaaaaaaatcaacctaaATTGAACTCTTAATTCTGGTTCAACTTGTCTCTAGTCATCAAAGATAATTTTAGCGCATTaaatatatactaaattttcttttgtatacatgtttttttcatcttcaacaAAATGATAATTTCATTAACTAGAAAAACATAACCTCTTTAAAAGATCGATAGCATTGTTCTACTACCTAGACATTTTCTATTCAAATATCACCAAGCTTTTGTGCTTTCATAACTTAAATTCTTAACACTAATAATGCACGCAGCATAACCGATAACACTAAGATGTCACAAACAACAATTACTGCGTTGCACCTTGTCTAAACACTGGCTTGTTAAGTTGTTATTACAGGCTTTagcttaaaaataattactataagGTTTTAGATACACAGGTACGCCAGAGCCCCAGGATTGCTGCAGACTGCTTTAATAAATTGCAGGTCAAATTAAGATGGATGGGAACAGAGGTGTCCATGTTTTACGTGAGTTAAATTATTAGCCTGGAAATAACAAAGGGTAAAACAATTTATACCACACTTAAAAACAGTTTTAATAAGGTTAAAAATTACATGTCAAGTGATATTGGCAGACCTAATTCCTTTGACGTGCAAAGCACATTATAATGGCAGAGCAGAGGACAGAAGACAGCATCAGTAAGCTTGAGCCATTAGtcacataaaagaagatggaacctGTAACGGAAGTGTAAGCATGAACCCATACTGTTCGTAGGAAATCTATGAAGCTAAAGGAAGAAGCTTCAAGATATCTATTTCAATCTTCTTCGGCCAAGTACCACCGGTAAATGTATGACTGATGACTGCACCAGCCAAAAAGACCAAAGACCTTCAAGACTTCGGCACAGTGACGTTTAGAATTTTAACATCTTGATATGGCTTGTCTGTCTTGTCTGTTTTCACTTTCTCTATGGCCTGCCAACATTAGAAGTTCTCAAATGGACTTTAATCAacatgaccaaaaacatattttaacatAGAAGAAAACCTATAAGAGCaacatttatcaaaatttcCATATTAGGGAAAAGGAAATTGAGTTCTGATTTCAAAATGCCCACACTACAAATATGGAAAGTATTTGCCGAGTTATTTTGAATAACATGATTCTCCTAAATGGTTAAGCAAAAATAGAAGGCAATTTACCTGTACAACATCCATTCCCTTTGCAACTCTACCAAATACAGTGTGCTTGTTGTCCAACCATGGAGTAGCCACTGTGGTGATAAAGAACTGAGAGCCATTTGTATTTGGGCCAGCATTTGCCATTGAAACTGTGAACGGTCTATCATGCCTCAAActgtatgagaaaaaaaattaaattattactcaAATTCCATCTGAATAAAAATCATACCCCAGGAAGTTTCCACTTGCCATTAGCATATTCCCCAAACTAAGAAGCACCACTTTTGAAACTGTGTCCACATGCCCAATGTGGTCCAATAAAATGGACTCAGCCAGCCCACTCCCAAACGTATgaaatttactttttgttttcttttccaaaacACACAATTCTATCCAACCAGCTACCCTCTGCCATCAAACTATCACACATTGAACCAGTCACTATCTGCCTCTGAACCACCTAAGCTATCTTAATATGTTATCTTCTTTACATATGCAAACATTATATCAATGAACCAACCGCCATCAAACCATCCAACTAGTCACCGTTTCCTATTGTTGAATCATCCACCTTCAGTGTTGAACCACTGCACGTTCTTCGTCAGGAAATGTCCCCATGTTTTCCTTTTCCGATTCAATTTTGATTAATGTTTTGCTTGAGTTGATCTgcttaaaatgattaaattttcaTGCTGGTTAaagatgaattttataattcttaGGAATTTGATATTTATGCAATTCTTTGTATGACTCTTTAGAAGTACGGTATTGGTTCTTCCCCATGGTAGTTTAGGAGGTTGATACTTTTTCTGGATTTTTCTTTACAACAATGGTTTCTCAAATtccttcaaatttttaattatcaaataagATGTCTTAGTACTTTGGTTGAGACTAATTATCATATATGACTGTAAATATCTTATTGTGATATTTGATCATACAAACAGTATATCTGTGTGAATATACCGTGACCCTATGTCCTACAATTTTTAATGTAGTCATATCCCTGTGAGCGTGTAGTGTCTGTCTCCTAGTCCATGCTTCATAACCCCCAAATAATCATCAGCTTGGAGTCTGAAATTGCGATGATATTTCTTGCATATGATAGTATgtttaaaaacaaacataattacCTTTTATGAAATTCATCCTCAAATTCTCTCCCCCAAATAGATTGCCCACCAGTGCCATCTCCCAGAGGATCTCCTGTTTGAATCATGAAGCCTTTGATGACCCTATGAAAAATAAGATTGTCATAATAGCCATTTCGGCAGTGTGTTGTGAAATTCTCCACAGTTTTTGGACATTCCTCAGGGTATAATTTCATGTGAATATCACCCATTGTGGTGTGTAGAATCTGCAAAAAGAAGAATTGGTATTGTAAAGCTACTTTTGGGAACAGAGAGATAACCCTGtgattgtaaaagaaaaatatataagaaaaccAACTCAGATATAAGGATCAAGCACTTAGAAGAGATGACTATTTTGTGTTCAATATGCTTTCCTCCACAATATGGAAGGAGTTACACCATCATATGACTTTTAAAGAAGACAATAATAGTAGAGTAAGAAAGATCACTTGTAGTAGTCTATTATAGAACCAACCTATCTATGATCCTATATTAAGAGTGATTCAAGACTCCAACAATTATAGTACAGGGAAATAGAAAAATTTAGGAATAGGAATTAATCATTCCATTAACATTAAGACTTGAAGATCCAAACCCCTTCAATAACATAAGAAAGGTAAGCTTTTGGAATATAAGTTTCAATTCTCAACCTACTTTTTAAAGGCAAACAAATATGACTCACCACATTCTCAGGAAGTGATGTTGTAACTGACTTTCCAATGTCTGAAACTGCCAAAAGTTCATCAGCAGGAGGTTTTTCATTGAACACATCTCTTCCTTTAGTTGCATCTTCAGGCTCCTCCGGCTCTCTTCGACTGATACATGATAGATTTCACAACTTAGATAACGTgactttaaaaaaatgtaccAAGGTAAAAAATGCTACCTGAATAACAAAACTATATGACTTTGGATTTCATAACAGAGATAAAATGGTCAGTAGAGTGTACATTCTTACCTGAATAAATAGATTCTGTGCTTTTTAAAGG
This region of Vigna unguiculata cultivar IT97K-499-35 chromosome 5, ASM411807v1, whole genome shotgun sequence genomic DNA includes:
- the LOC114183481 gene encoding 60S acidic ribosomal protein P2B-like; this translates as MKVVGAYLLAVLGGNPDPSASDIKHILGAVGAEADDELIKLLLTEVKGKDFNELLASGREKMSAVSGGGGAVAVAAAPAAGGGGAAPAAEAKEEKKVEEKEESDDDMGFSLFD